In a single window of the Melanotaenia boesemani isolate fMelBoe1 chromosome 22, fMelBoe1.pri, whole genome shotgun sequence genome:
- the ephx1 gene encoding epoxide hydrolase 1: MFTELLVAMVIGGLIFLLVQRGRTQVLETADGWWCTGDPTDEDVTVRPFKVTTSDEELQDLYRRIDQTRPVPSLEDSQFNYGFNSQYLQRVVSYWRNDFDWRRQVDKLNQYPHFKTNVEGIDVHYVHVKPTKVPEGTSAVPLIMVHGWPGSFYEFYGLIPLLTEPSNPEDLVFEVVCPSIPGYGFSEAPQKKGFDSVCAARIFLKLMKRLGFQQFYAHGGDWGWLVTTNMAQLEPKTVKGLHVNFAPPSKPGLTLTLSIVLGRRFPSLFGFSETDVQRLYPCMEKLVVESIKESGYMHIQATKPDTVGRGLNDSPVGLAAYILEKFSTWTSQEFRNLEDGGLTRKFSLDDLLTNVMIYWTSGCIISSMRFYKENFGKGLNQPHTKIPVYVPTGFACFPNELMHTPKLWVKQKYHNLVTFTPMARGGHFAAMEEPQLMAEDIQKFTKMVEKTKKQKSVV; the protein is encoded by the exons ATGTTCACGGAGCtacttgttgccatggtgatcggAGGGCTGATTTTCCTTCTGGTTCAGAGGGGAAGAACCCAGGTTCTGGAGACAGCGGATGGCTGGTGGTGTACAGGAGATCCCACTGATGAAGACGTCACCGTCCGCCCATTTAAAGTTACCACTAGTGACGAAGAGCTGCAG GACCTGTACCGGAGGATAGACCAGACCCGTCCTGTTCCCTCATTGGAGGACAGCCAGTTTAATTACGGCTTCAACTCCCAGTACTTGCAGAGGGTGGTTTCTTACTGGAGAAATGACTTTGACTGGAGAAGACAAGTTGACAAACTGAACCAGTACCCTCATTTTAAAACTAATGTTGAAG GTATTGACGTCCATTATGTGCATGTGAAGCCTACGAAGGTGCCTGAGGGGACAAGTGCTGTTCCCTTGATAATGGTTCACGGCTGGCCTGGCTCCTTCTATGAGTTCTATGGGTTGATCCCCCTGTTAACAGAACCCTCAAACCCTGAGGACCTCGTGTTTGAGGTGGTGTGTCCCTCCATACCAGGGTATGGCTTCTCTGAAGCACCTCAGAAGAAAG GTTTTGATTCAGTTTGTGCGGCACGTATCTTCCTCAAGCTCATGAAGCGTCTGGGCTTCCAGCAGTTCTATGCTCACGGAGGAGACTGGGGATGGCTGGTCACCACCAACATGGCTCAGCTGGAGCCCAA GACTGTTAAAGGCTTGCATGTAAACTTTGCTCCACCCTCCAAGCCGGGGTTGACTCTAACTTTATCCATTGTGCTTGGCCGTCGCTTCCCTTCGCTGTTTGGTTTCTCTGAAACGGATGTTCAGCGTCTCTATCCTTGCATGGAGAAACTGGTGGTGGAATCCATTAAAGAGTCTGGCTACATGCACATccaggccaccaaaccagacaCTGTGG GTCGAGGGCTGAATGACTCACCTGTAGGTCTGGCTGCTTACATCCTGGAGAAGTTCTCCACGTGGACAAGCCAAGAGTTCAGGAACCTGGAGGATGGTGGACTCACCAG GAAGTTTTCTCTTGATGACCTGCTGACTAATGTGATGATCTACTGGACATCTGGGTGCATTATCTCTTCCATGAGGTTTTACAAGGAAAACTTTGGAAAAGGTCTGAACCAGCCTCACACTAA gaTTCCAGTCTACGTCCCAACAGGATTCGCTTGCTTTCCCAACGAGCTGATGCACACACCCAAGCTATGGGTCAAACAGAAATACCACAACCTCGTCACATTTACTCCCATGGCCCGTGGCGGCCATTTTGCTGCCATGGAAGAGCCCCAGCTGATGGCCGAAGATATTCAGAAATTCACAAAAATGGTTGAGAAGACCAAGAAACAGAAGAGTGTTGTCtga